In the genome of Patescibacteria group bacterium, one region contains:
- a CDS encoding VOC family protein has protein sequence MATINPWINFNGNAEEALTFYKSVFGGEFSKIVRFKDIATAEVQMPEAEAEKVMYIALPIGNGSVLIANDVPSFMGAVNENENRSKILITTDTKEEAEKIFNGLSVGGTVEGPMGDSPWGSYAGMFRDKYGIEWLIEFTPSK, from the coding sequence ATGGCAACAATAAACCCTTGGATTAACTTCAACGGCAACGCTGAAGAAGCGCTTACATTTTATAAATCAGTATTCGGTGGTGAGTTTTCAAAGATTGTTCGTTTTAAAGATATTGCAACTGCAGAAGTACAAATGCCAGAAGCCGAAGCAGAGAAGGTAATGTATATTGCTCTCCCCATTGGTAATGGCAGTGTTTTGATAGCAAACGATGTGCCTTCATTTATGGGCGCTGTAAATGAAAACGAAAATCGAAGTAAAATTTTAATTACTACTGACACTAAGGAAGAAGCAGAAAAAATATTTAATGGCCTTTCAGTTGGTGGCACTGTTGAAGGACCTATGGGTGATAGTCCTTGGGGATCATATGCCGGAATGTTTCGAGATAAATACGGTATTGAATGGTTAATTGAATTTACTCCAAGTAAATAA
- a CDS encoding dihydrofolate reductase family protein, translating to MGKIIAGMSMSVDGYINNKDGGVGELYTDFKEMHDVPSFKETIATTGAVIMGKHTYEMADPFEWATSDYEFQTPIFVLVHTVPEKYPQGNGKLSFIFVTDGIESAVSQAKKTAGDKDVQVIGANTIQQLLNAGLCDELVVDMMPVLLGKGIRLFENINTDKIKLERVKVLETTSQRTSITFKVVKTNK from the coding sequence ATGGGAAAAATAATCGCTGGAATGTCCATGTCTGTGGACGGATATATTAATAATAAGGATGGCGGGGTAGGAGAGCTCTATACAGATTTTAAAGAAATGCATGATGTACCATCTTTTAAAGAAACCATAGCTACAACCGGTGCTGTTATTATGGGAAAGCACACATATGAAATGGCAGATCCGTTTGAGTGGGCTACTAGTGATTATGAATTCCAAACTCCTATTTTTGTTTTGGTTCATACTGTTCCTGAAAAATATCCGCAAGGAAATGGCAAATTGAGCTTTATCTTTGTAACAGATGGAATTGAGAGCGCAGTTTCTCAGGCGAAAAAAACAGCAGGGGATAAAGATGTGCAGGTAATTGGTGCAAACACTATTCAGCAGCTTTTAAATGCTGGGCTTTGTGATGAATTGGTTGTAGATATGATGCCTGTATTGCTTGGAAAAGGAATACGACTATTTGAAAATATAAATACAGATAAAATAAAGCTTGAAAGAGTTAAGGTGCTTGAGACAACTTCTCAAAGAACGAGTATTACGTTTAAAGTCGTGAAAACTAATAAATAA
- a CDS encoding HPF/RaiA family ribosome-associated protein: protein MSINIKATNLELTTEIDGYLTKKLESLKHIVDFDADNAFAQVELAKTTNHHKTTESMYRAEINYRVDGMNGRVVSENEDLNAAIDEMKDQLAREIKAKQEKDRDDKRHGGAELKQMSREDGEAVADEVDDKYEDVQ from the coding sequence ATGAGTATCAATATCAAAGCTACGAATTTGGAGTTAACAACAGAAATCGACGGGTATCTTACAAAAAAGCTTGAATCATTGAAACATATTGTTGATTTTGATGCAGATAATGCTTTCGCTCAGGTAGAACTTGCAAAGACAACAAATCATCACAAAACAACAGAAAGCATGTATCGTGCAGAAATAAATTACCGTGTTGATGGTATGAATGGCCGAGTAGTGAGTGAGAATGAAGATCTTAATGCTGCTATTGATGAAATGAAAGATCAGCTCGCTCGAGAAATCAAAGCAAAGCAAGAAAAGGACAGAGATGATAAGCGACATGGCGGAGCAGAGCTCAAACAAATGTCACGAGAAGATGGAGAAGCTGTAGCCGATGAAGTAGATGATAAATACGAAGACGTTCAGTAA
- the mscL gene encoding large conductance mechanosensitive channel protein MscL encodes MIKDFKQFLLRGNVVDLAVGVVIGAAFGTVVTALVTDLLTPLIGAIAKVPDFAGLSFTVNGSQFMYGHFINALVSFVLVAAAIFFFVIKPMNYLIAKSRKEAPADPTTKKCKECLSEIPLEAKRCSYCTQVIA; translated from the coding sequence ATGATAAAAGATTTCAAGCAGTTTCTACTCAGAGGCAACGTTGTTGACTTGGCAGTCGGTGTTGTTATCGGAGCGGCTTTTGGAACGGTTGTCACTGCATTAGTAACAGATCTCCTCACTCCACTTATAGGTGCAATCGCAAAAGTACCAGATTTTGCGGGGCTTTCATTTACTGTGAATGGTAGTCAGTTTATGTATGGTCATTTCATTAACGCCCTTGTATCATTTGTTCTTGTCGCAGCAGCAATCTTTTTCTTTGTCATTAAACCGATGAATTATCTAATTGCAAAATCACGAAAGGAAGCCCCAGCAGACCCAACTACCAAAAAGTGCAAAGAATGTCTTAGCGAAATCCCGCTTGAGGCAAAACGTTGTTCATATTGCACACAGGTTATTGCATAA